The nucleotide window GCCGAGGCTTGATCGTCGTGGACGTGCAGAACGACTTCTGTGAAGGAGGCAGTATCCCCGTACAGGGCGGTGCGCGGATCGCTACCAAGATCGCCGACCTGGTGGAGCAGACCGCGGGCCGTGACTACCAGTACATCGTCGCCACCCGCGACCACCACATCGACCCGGGAGGTCACTTCTCCGAGACCCCGGACTTCAAGGACAGCTTCCCCGTCCACTGCGTGGCAGGAAACGAAGGCAGCGAATTCCACCCCCACTTCGCCCCCGCCGTCACCGGCGGAAAGGTCGACGCCGTCTTCTACAAAGGCGCCCACAGCGCATCCAAGAGCGGCTTCGAAGGAGCCGACGAAGAAGGAACCCCCCTCGCGGACTGGCTGCGCACCCACGGGGTCGACGACGTCGACGTGGTGGGCATCGCCACGGACCACTGCGTTCGTGCCACTGCGCTGGACGCGGTGAAGGCCGGCTTCCGCGCACGGGTACGCCTGGACTACTCCGTCGGAGTCGCACCCGACACGACAGCCGCAGCCGTGGACGACTTCCACCAGGCAGGTATCGCCGTATCCGGCGAGGCACCCCTACCGCAGTAGTCCCGCACCAGGCCTGGCCCGGACCGGAGCGAACTGTGGTGCGCCCTGCCGCCGAGAAACAGTGACAGGGCGCACTTCTAGGGCTTTCCTGCCGTATGCGTGGGGCAGGCTGTCGTGAGTTGGTGGCCGGGGAGGGCGGGGCCCGGCGCCGCGCGCTGGCGCACCGCCATGAGGGCGCGGACGGACTTCCGCGTCAGCCCCGGCCGAGGACGCAGAACTCGTTCCCCGCCGGGTCGGCCAGGACGACCCAGGAGACGTCACCCTGACCCACGTCCGCCCGTATCGCGCCGAGGCCCTCGAGCCGGGCGACCTCCCTCGCCTGATCCTCGACGGGGTCGGACATCACGTCGAGATGGACGCGGGTCCATACGACTCGTCGTCGGGCGTACGGCGGAACTCCAAGTACGGCCCGACACCCTTGACGGAGCGCAGCAGGGCGCGGTCGTCGGTCAGCTCGTGGACGGTCCAGTCGATTGCTTCGCCCCAGAACCGGGCCATGGTTCTTGGGTCGGCGCAGTCGACAACCACGGCGGCTATCGGCCCGGTGTCCCGGTAGAGCTCTCGGGGCTCCAGGACGCTGAACACGTTGCCTTCCGGGTCGGCCATCACCGTCCACGGCGCGTCGCCCGGGCCCACATCGGCGGGCGTCGCCCCGAGCTCCTTCAGACGTGCGACCAACTCCGCCTGATGGGCGTCGGAGGTGGTGGCGAGCTCGATGTGCACGCGGTACTTCACCGTCTCCGGGTCCGGGACGCGGACGAGATCGATGCAGACGGCGGACGGGTCCGGCCAGTCGAAGCCCACGGGTTCCAGGTTGGTGACGCCGGGCCCTTCGCTGGAAAGACCCAGCCGAGCACCTCCGCCCAGAACCGGCCGAGCGCCGAGTCGTCCCGGGCCTTGAAGTTCACCTGAACAAGTTGCAGCGTCATGCCGCGTACTTTAGGTGATCCACAATCGGGCAGGCGTACGAATTCAGGCTCGCTGACCCTGACCCTGACCCGGGCCAGGTCGCGCCGCGCGTAGCGTCGACCACGGCAGGTCAGCGCCTGCGATGGGCGTGTGCGTGCGACGCGTGGATACGCGGGCCATCGAGGCGGCATGCCCGGCCGGACAGGACGAGCGCGAGCACCAGGAGCAGCAGGAGGCGCCGCCCGCGTCGAAGGCCGACGGTTGGCTCGGACGCTTCCGTGCCAGACCCGGCCAAGCCTTCCCAGCCGGTCCGGGGCTTGCCCAGGAGTTCCTGGGCAAGCCCTCGTTGTCGGTGGCGGCTGGGAGGCTGGACGGCATGGACAGCGACGATGAGCAGCTGCTGCGCGGCCGGGTCTACGGCCACGACGCGGACGACCCCCACCCCGGCCCACGCCCCGGCCGCGCCTACGCCGAACTGGTCGGCGGTCCGCTGGATGGCCTGTTGTTCGACATCACCGGCTGTACGCAGGACGGGATCGACACCCACATCCCACCCCGCTTGGGCTCGTGCGTGGTCTGACCACATGGACCTGTCGCGGGTCAGCGCAGGCGTACCACGGTGACGACCGTGTGCCGGGTGGTGCCCGCCACGACCTCCACCACGGCATCGCCCCCGGCGGGCGTGTGGGAGTCGTCGGCCTTCGTGAACGCGCGCCCAGTCTGGGGACCAGGCGCAGGGCGACGACGGAGGAGAGAGCCGTGGTCAGCCGCTGGGACAGCGCCACACGTCCGGAACGGGAGGCGCCCGTGCTCCGGCCGACGGTGTGCGGCGGTGGTGGCCCACCTTGGCTACGGCGATCACCATCGGGGCGTCGGCGTACCGTCCGGATCCAGGCCGTACGGCCAAAGCCTTTCGAGTACCCGCCTCGTGCCCAAGTCGCTCAGAACGTACGTCGCCGTGGTCGGCGGCCTGCCGGTAGGGGGCCACGGCACCCTACCGGTCCCCGGCCTGCGCCCGCATCGGCCGAGGGACAGCCATCCCTTCTCCCTGGCAAACCGCCGGTTGAAGACAATCATCAACAGCCGGACGGGACTTATGGAGCGCCCGGTGCCGCGAGAGTGGCACGCCGGGGTGCGGGAAGCGGCCCGGAGAAAGGGCTCGGTCGAAAGACGAGACCGCGCTCTGGCCGACTTCACCACAGGCGGTTCTCCCACGTCACCTCCACATCACCATGAACTGGCGTGGAAGGCCTCTGACCACACATGGAGTCATCGTCGAGAGCATCGTTGCGACTGCCGCCAAACCGGCCTGACAGTGCACGCCGAACTCGACACCAACCCGTACCCCACCGGCATCCAGATCAGTGACGACGAGATCGCCGCCCTGCCGATCACCCGGCACCGCTTCCACGGCGACTGGAACTGCACCCCCCAACCCCCAGCATCCGCTGGACGTGACGGCGATCAACAGCGCCCCAGGCCAGGCCCCGGCGAACAGACCGCCTTGCCTCAGGCGGGCGTTCGCTGCAGGACCCTGAACGGCAACTCAAAACCTCCTCAGCCGCCGGGTCGTAGATCCACCGGCGGCGTGGCCCGAGGCGCCATCGCCGTACGTACCGTTATCGGGCTCCGCGACCGGCTTTCCCACTGAGCGCTGAGGCGTAGCGGCTGCGGGTCGGCGCAGAGCGAGCGCCGCCAAGGCTGCGATCCCGGCGGCCGCCGCAGCCGCTGTCCAGCCGTGACGGAACCCGGTAAGTACAGCGTGGGCGGTGCGGGGTTCACCGAGGAGAGTGACTGTGACCGCGACGCCAGTACGGAACCTGTCTGGCGGGCCATCGTGGTGATGGCCGACCCGGTGGCGAAGCGGTGCGGCGGGAGAGCTGCGGCGGCCGCGCCAACCAGGGTCGGCAGGGCGAAGCCACTCCGATGCCGGTGATCAGCATGCCGGGGAGGAACGCGGTCGAGTACTGCGGATCCCTACCGAGTGCGAGAACCCACCAGACGAGACCTCCGGCGAACAGCAGGCAACCGAGTGCGGGCCGTCCGTCCCGCGCCAAATCGCTGCACGACCGGTCCCAGGGTCATGGCGAGCACGGTAACGACCAGCGGTCCCGGTGCGATCGCCAGGCCCGTCTGGATCGCCGAGTAGTTCCAGACCTGCTGGCACCACAGCACGGAGGTGAGCAGCATCGCGGCAAAGGCAACGGTGAAGAGCAGCGCCGCGACGGTGGCGGCGGTGAAGGCAGGGATGCGCAGCAGAGGCAGTTCGACGACCGGCGCGGCGTGGGCGCGCCGACCGCAGCCAGAAGGCCGCGCCGAGAACGACCACGGCGGCGAGTGCGCCGACGACACCGGGCGAACTCCAGCCCAGGCATCGGCCTTGACCAGACCGAGAGCCAGCGCGCCGATCCCGAGGGTGAGCAGGGCAGCCCCCACGAGGTCCGGCAGCGGTCCTTCGCGGTCCGGGCGGGGGTCGGGCAGCAGCCGCGCTCCGGCTACCAGACCGGCCAGGCCGACCGGCACATTGACGAGGAACACCCAGCGCCAGTCGGCCTCGACGAGCAGTCCACCGGCCACAGGCCCCAGACCGGCCGCTACACCGCCGATGGCCGCCCATCCCCGGATGGCCCGGGGCGGCGTTCGGGCGGGGTGTTGTCGAGCAGCAGCGCGAGCGATGTCGGCATGAGGGCGGCGGCTCCGGCGGCCTGCAGCGCCCGGGCGGCGATCAGCCAGCCGGCACCGGGGGCGACGGCGCAGAGTGCGGAGGCAGCGGTGAAGAGCGCGAGTCCGAGGAGGAAGCCGCGGCGGTGTCCGTACCGGTCGGCGAGCCGGCCGGCCACGACGAGCAGCGCGGCGAAGATGATCGCGTAGGCGTTGAGTACCCAGGACAGCGAGGCGAGCGAGGTACCGTCGAAGGAGCTGCTGAGGGCGGGACCGCCACATTTACGATGAACAGGTCCAGGTTCACTACGAAGACGCCGACCGAGACGATCCAGACGGTGGCCCGCCCGAAAGCTAGTGAGTTTGAATCTCCAACTATCACGAGCGGCAACGTAGCCTGGCGAGTTTGAAATGCCAACCCTGTCCGCATGGGCGGTCATGATGTGGTCGCATTGCGCGGTCGCCCCTGTTCCGACGCCCCTGTTCCGCCGCCGCTGGGCTCCACGTGGTGGGCGAGAAGTGGGCGCTGCTCGCGGTGCGCGAACTCTTCTGGGGCAACCACCGTTTCGAGGCGATCGTCCGCAACACCGGTGCGCCGCAGAGGGGTTCGGTGGGCCCGCGGACTCGTGCACCGCAACCCCCGTACCCTGCTGACCTTGGCAGATCGCCTTGAAGTGACATCCGTGAAACCGCGTAGTCCACGCGACCACGCGACCACGCGACCATGCGGATTCGGTGCCCTGCCTCGGTGACGGCCATGTGGGTCGGGTTCTGCCGAGGTGCGCGGTGCGGCCCGATACGGCGGTGCCCAATCAGGCCCTGACTCGCACATCTTTGCGGACTTTGGCGGTCAGATCGGCGGCGTCCTCCAGCGACATGGAGTTCCAAGAGACGGCGCCGAGCGAGACCGGGTCGTACGACGTGACATAGCTGAGCGTGCTGTGGTCACCCCAGATGCAGAACGCGTATGTCTTTGTCACCACGTCGATGGTCTCGGTCTGCTGGCATTTCATGATGCCGTTCTCGAAGTCGGATGGCTTGAACTCCTTCAGGCTGCCTACGAGTTTGCCGTGGCCGGAATCCTTCTCCGACTGCGCCTTCAGCTTGGCGTACATCGCGTCGACGGCCCTCTCCGGATCGTCGATGGTGCCGTAGAAGCCCGAGACCGTCACGGCGATCGTGGTGATGCCCGATTCCGTGGTGTAGACGGCAGTGACGTCCCTGGGGTCATGGACCCCCCACGACTCGAATTCCTTGATCTCATTCTCCGTCAGCGAGTCGCTCTGGGCGCTGACCCTCTTGTACCTCCCGTCGAGGATCGTCCGGGGCGCCGACAGTTTGTGCCCCCGTCATCGGCGATGTG belongs to Streptomyces graminofaciens and includes:
- a CDS encoding isochorismatase family protein; translation: MSRGLIVVDVQNDFCEGGSIPVQGGARIATKIADLVEQTAGRDYQYIVATRDHHIDPGGHFSETPDFKDSFPVHCVAGNEGSEFHPHFAPAVTGGKVDAVFYKGAHSASKSGFEGADEEGTPLADWLRTHGVDDVDVVGIATDHCVRATALDAVKAGFRARVRLDYSVGVAPDTTAAAVDDFHQAGIAVSGEAPLPQ
- a CDS encoding VOC family protein produces the protein MRRPKNHGPVLGRSNRLDRPRADRRPRPAALRQGCRAVLGVPPYARRRVVWTRVHLDVMSDPVEDQAREVARLEGLGAIRADVGQGDVSWVVLADPAGNEFCVLGRG